Proteins from a single region of Abyssalbus ytuae:
- a CDS encoding universal stress protein: MKNILIPTDFSENSWNAIKYALNLYKKNSCNIFLLNVVRVSPGLASDDYSVFTTQTVEQTMVKEAKAKLQQLEKKIQQLPFNTRHNFVSNAVYGLFIEEIRSHVSENNIDLIVMGTKGASGIKQLVIGSNTGDVITKVKCPVLVIPEEAEYVKPREIAIPTDYNIFYSINVLDTILEMAHLYNSSIRIVYVSKDNEELNEGQLKNKTLLESYFEGTDHSFHTLTNNKLEAAIQCFVESRDIDMIAMVAKHLNFFQQILFRPTVEEISYHTKVPFFVLHE, from the coding sequence ATGAAAAACATTTTGATACCTACTGATTTTTCAGAGAATTCATGGAATGCTATCAAATATGCTCTTAACTTATACAAGAAAAACTCGTGTAATATTTTTCTATTGAATGTTGTGAGAGTATCTCCTGGTTTAGCTAGCGATGATTATTCGGTTTTTACAACACAAACCGTCGAGCAAACAATGGTAAAAGAAGCAAAAGCAAAGCTTCAGCAATTAGAAAAAAAAATTCAGCAACTTCCTTTTAATACACGCCATAATTTTGTGTCAAATGCTGTGTATGGGTTATTCATTGAAGAGATAAGAAGCCATGTTTCGGAAAATAATATTGACCTCATTGTTATGGGTACCAAAGGGGCTTCGGGAATTAAGCAATTGGTAATAGGCAGCAATACGGGCGATGTTATTACTAAAGTTAAATGTCCGGTATTGGTAATACCGGAAGAAGCAGAGTATGTAAAACCCAGGGAAATTGCCATTCCAACAGATTATAACATTTTTTACAGCATAAATGTTTTAGATACCATTTTGGAAATGGCTCATTTATATAATTCTTCTATAAGAATAGTATATGTGTCTAAAGACAATGAAGAATTAAATGAGGGACAGCTTAAAAATAAAACATTATTAGAGTCGTATTTTGAAGGAACAGACCATAGTTTCCATACCTTAACCAATAATAAACTGGAAGCCGCTATTCAGTGTTTCGTGGAAAGTAGAGATATAGATATGATTGCCATGGTTGCCAAACATCTTAATTTTTTTCAGCAAATATTATTCAGACCTACGGTAGAAGAGATAAGTTATCATACAAAAGTGCCTTTCTTTGTTTTACATGAATAA
- a CDS encoding response regulator, with protein sequence MKKVLLIEDDTAVRENTAELLELSEYVVRTASNGKAGVAEVLNFQPDIIICDIMMPIMDGYGVLEELSKSEETRYIPFIFLSAKTERQDIRKGMNLGADDYLTKPFEESELISAIESRLAKAAILKEKREEKTEQQQENEEDIRDLNELKNFFFDNGEHMSFKQGENIYEEGNHANCIFLIEKGVVKNHKLDEFGKELITALYKEDDFFGYSSFTTNSPYQESATAVKQTTVYAIAKDQLKDILEKNHKVTLELIELLTDNISDIKDQLLQMAYGSVRKKTAATILQFADKLRTKPDECIKISRSDLASVAGIATESLIRTLSELKKEGLIEIEGRNIKLLQIDKLQKMN encoded by the coding sequence ATGAAGAAAGTTTTATTGATAGAAGATGATACAGCGGTTAGAGAAAATACGGCCGAACTTTTAGAACTATCTGAGTATGTTGTAAGAACAGCTTCCAATGGTAAAGCCGGTGTAGCCGAAGTATTGAACTTTCAGCCGGATATTATAATATGTGATATTATGATGCCCATAATGGATGGTTATGGGGTACTGGAAGAATTATCAAAAAGTGAGGAAACCCGATATATACCGTTTATATTTTTATCAGCCAAAACCGAAAGACAGGATATAAGAAAAGGGATGAATCTGGGAGCCGATGATTATCTTACAAAACCATTTGAAGAATCTGAATTGATAAGTGCCATAGAAAGTCGTTTGGCCAAAGCAGCTATTCTTAAAGAAAAAAGAGAAGAAAAGACAGAGCAACAACAAGAAAATGAGGAAGATATCAGAGACTTAAATGAGCTCAAAAACTTTTTCTTTGATAACGGAGAACATATGTCATTTAAACAGGGAGAAAATATCTATGAGGAAGGAAATCATGCTAATTGTATTTTTCTGATAGAAAAAGGAGTAGTAAAAAATCACAAACTTGATGAGTTTGGGAAAGAGTTAATTACCGCATTGTATAAAGAAGACGATTTTTTTGGATATAGTTCATTCACTACTAACAGTCCCTATCAGGAGTCGGCTACCGCAGTAAAACAGACCACGGTATATGCCATAGCAAAAGATCAGTTAAAGGATATTCTGGAAAAAAATCATAAAGTTACCTTGGAGCTTATTGAATTACTAACAGATAATATATCGGATATAAAAGATCAGTTATTACAAATGGCATATGGTTCGGTAAGGAAAAAAACTGCTGCCACTATACTCCAGTTTGCTGATAAACTCCGTACTAAACCTGACGAATGCATAAAAATTTCAAGGAGCGATCTTGCTAGTGTTGCTGGTATAGCTACCGAAAGTCTTATAAGAACATTATCAGAGCTTAAAAAAGAAGGCTTAATAGAAATTGAAGGAAGAAATATAAAACTTTTACAAATTGATAAACTACAAAAAATGAATTGA
- a CDS encoding ATP cone domain-containing protein — MANKDVEIVKSSGKRVKFSFDKLRGSLKRAGADEKTINHILDIVRDELYQGISTKEIYNRAYALLKGKETFLASRYSLKKAIYNLGPTGFPFEKFIGAILKYSGYKVEIGKILNGLCVSHEVDVLAEKHSEFILVECKFHSEEGRNCNVKVPLYINSRYIDVKQKWNGINSNKPLTEGWVVTNTRFTVDAVKYGNCAGLHLLSWDYPKGNALKDRIDRVGLYPVTVSTLLSSEEKQFLLDRNIVLCRQLIEESFMLDHLGVSENRKQKIIHEINKLCNL, encoded by the coding sequence ATGGCAAACAAAGATGTTGAGATTGTTAAATCATCAGGTAAAAGAGTGAAATTTTCCTTTGATAAGTTAAGGGGATCTTTAAAAAGAGCAGGTGCCGACGAAAAAACCATTAATCATATTTTAGACATTGTCAGGGACGAATTGTATCAGGGCATTTCAACCAAAGAAATATATAACAGGGCCTATGCTTTATTAAAAGGTAAAGAAACATTTCTTGCTTCACGATATAGTTTAAAGAAGGCTATTTATAATTTAGGGCCTACGGGTTTTCCGTTTGAAAAGTTTATAGGAGCCATATTAAAATATTCCGGTTACAAGGTAGAGATTGGTAAAATACTTAACGGGCTTTGCGTATCACATGAAGTAGATGTACTGGCCGAAAAACACAGTGAATTTATATTGGTAGAATGTAAATTTCATAGTGAAGAGGGCCGCAATTGTAATGTAAAAGTACCTCTTTACATAAATTCCAGGTACATAGATGTTAAACAAAAATGGAATGGAATCAACTCAAATAAACCTCTTACCGAGGGTTGGGTAGTAACAAACACACGATTTACTGTTGATGCCGTTAAATATGGCAATTGTGCAGGATTACACTTGTTAAGCTGGGATTACCCTAAAGGAAATGCCCTGAAAGACAGGATAGACAGGGTAGGATTATATCCGGTTACAGTATCAACTTTGTTAAGTAGCGAAGAAAAACAATTTTTGCTGGACAGAAATATTGTTTTGTGCAGGCAACTTATTGAAGAATCTTTTATGCT
- a CDS encoding DUF2267 domain-containing protein, translating to MALNFNEFAKEGNTFMKEYTKKLNLLDNTQKGGRILSSILHALREIISVDESLQLISQFPMFLKAVYVNGWTGKNKKRRVKNMEDFIRLIKEYNGVTAEYDFGDDDSTENYIYSTFMMLRKYVSLGELEDIRTELPKDLKSMVYHNVMF from the coding sequence ATGGCACTTAATTTTAATGAATTTGCAAAAGAGGGAAATACTTTCATGAAGGAGTATACTAAAAAATTAAATCTCCTGGACAACACTCAAAAAGGGGGAAGAATACTATCTTCAATATTACATGCTCTCAGGGAAATCATATCGGTAGATGAATCGTTGCAATTAATATCTCAATTTCCTATGTTTTTGAAAGCGGTTTATGTGAACGGCTGGACAGGTAAAAACAAAAAGAGGCGGGTTAAAAATATGGAAGATTTTATCCGGTTGATTAAAGAATATAATGGGGTTACTGCAGAATATGATTTTGGCGATGATGATAGTACCGAGAATTATATTTATTCTACTTTTATGATGTTGAGAAAATATGTTTCATTGGGAGAGTTGGAAGATATCAGAACAGAATTGCCAAAAGATTTAAAATCCATGGTTTATCACAATGTAATGTTCTAG
- a CDS encoding dienelactone hydrolase family protein codes for MIELAHTQTSLTIQLGEIRLNGILTIPKGAKRIVIFSHGSGSSHLSPRNNFVAGILNEEKIATLLFDLLTREEDKIYKNRFNINLLSQRLIEVTKWIKQNSATKIMNIGYFGASTGAASALRAAAYLGEDIKAIVSRGGRPDLAMNNLSEVTAPTLLIVGGLDLPVIELNNEAFKKLQCEKRIEIVPGASHLFEEPRKLEDMTILSKKWFKKYL; via the coding sequence ATGATTGAGCTGGCACATACACAGACATCTTTAACAATACAGTTAGGGGAAATAAGATTAAACGGAATTTTGACAATTCCTAAAGGAGCAAAAAGAATAGTTATTTTTTCTCATGGTAGTGGAAGCAGCCACCTGAGTCCCAGAAATAATTTTGTAGCCGGGATTTTGAATGAAGAAAAAATAGCAACCTTATTATTTGATTTATTGACCCGTGAAGAAGATAAAATTTATAAAAACAGATTTAATATAAACTTGTTGAGCCAAAGGTTGATAGAAGTAACAAAATGGATAAAGCAGAACAGTGCAACAAAAATTATGAACATTGGTTATTTTGGAGCCAGTACCGGGGCGGCATCTGCTTTAAGAGCTGCGGCATATTTGGGAGAGGACATAAAAGCAATTGTTTCACGGGGTGGAAGACCGGATTTAGCTATGAACAATCTTTCCGAAGTTACTGCGCCAACACTTCTAATTGTTGGCGGATTAGATCTTCCGGTTATTGAACTGAATAATGAAGCGTTTAAAAAGTTACAATGCGAAAAGAGAATTGAAATAGTACCCGGTGCTTCACATTTATTTGAAGAACCCCGTAAATTAGAAGATATGACAATATTGTCTAAAAAATGGTTTAAAAAATATTTATAA
- a CDS encoding universal stress protein: MKRILIPTDFSDNARNAIDYALELFKSEECKFFFLHTYTIPYLGIDYLTVAGNDFKKIEADIKKEADSNLAKLIDELLRDYSNPKHTYKTISAFNILTDEINDIVEDEDIDLIIMGTKGATGAKSILFGTNTVFVMRKASCPVLAIPENFRFREIMEILFASDYLVFYKRREIKMLLHLATANNAQITVMHMEEENKLSVNQIKNKEFIDECCEGVNHNFIKLKDKNLSLAIDHYLENHPTDMLAMMNRKHSLLERLLLRQNIEKIGFKIKIPFLVMKDTGRLRG; this comes from the coding sequence ATGAAAAGAATTTTAATACCAACCGACTTTTCTGATAATGCCCGTAATGCTATTGATTATGCATTGGAACTTTTTAAAAGTGAAGAGTGCAAATTCTTTTTTCTTCATACCTATACTATCCCATATTTAGGGATTGACTATTTAACCGTAGCAGGCAATGATTTTAAAAAAATAGAAGCTGATATAAAAAAAGAAGCCGATTCTAACCTTGCAAAATTAATAGACGAACTCCTAAGGGATTATTCCAACCCGAAACATACTTATAAAACAATCTCGGCTTTTAATATTTTAACTGATGAAATAAATGACATTGTTGAAGATGAAGACATAGATTTGATTATTATGGGAACCAAAGGAGCCACCGGTGCAAAAAGTATTTTGTTCGGAACCAATACGGTGTTTGTTATGAGAAAAGCTTCCTGTCCGGTTTTGGCAATACCGGAAAATTTCAGGTTCAGGGAAATTATGGAAATATTATTTGCATCAGACTATCTGGTGTTTTATAAAAGAAGGGAAATTAAAATGTTATTACACCTGGCCACCGCTAACAATGCACAAATAACAGTAATGCATATGGAAGAAGAAAATAAACTATCTGTAAATCAGATAAAAAACAAAGAATTTATTGATGAATGTTGTGAAGGAGTTAATCATAATTTCATAAAGCTTAAGGATAAAAATTTATCATTGGCTATAGATCATTATTTAGAAAATCATCCTACTGATATGCTAGCCATGATGAACAGAAAACATTCACTGTTAGAGCGGCTCCTTTTAAGGCAGAATATTGAAAAAATTGGTTTCAAAATAAAAATTCCGTTTTTAGTTATGAAAGATACAGGAAGGCTGAGAGGATAA
- a CDS encoding efflux RND transporter periplasmic adaptor subunit: MKNIFFLSFLVCVSCTKKEEKILPEKTNLTESVYSSVTVQPDSLYQVYSAVSGIVDKIFVEEGDLIEKSQPLFQIVNSSPKLNTENAKLSLELAKKNYAGNAAVLKGIEDEIEAATLKFKNDSANYFRQKNLWEQNIGSKVQYDTQKLNYELSQNNLNLLKSKYDRTKNELLTSVKQAENNYKTSLINTEDFTVNSKIDGKMYAIYKNPGEIVTTVEPLASVGCSDSFIIEMLVDEVDIVKILQGQKLLVTLDAYNNKVFTGYVSKIYPKKDERNQTFTVDGVFNQTPEVLYPGLSGEANIIIKEKENILTIPKEYLIGENKVKTENGIVEIETGLENMDKIEIVSGLDEHTYIYKPKQ; the protein is encoded by the coding sequence ATGAAAAACATATTTTTTTTATCCTTTCTTGTTTGCGTTTCATGTACGAAGAAAGAAGAAAAAATACTTCCTGAAAAAACCAATCTGACCGAATCTGTTTATTCCTCGGTAACAGTACAACCAGACAGTTTATACCAGGTATACTCTGCTGTTTCCGGTATTGTGGATAAAATTTTTGTGGAAGAAGGAGATTTAATTGAAAAATCCCAACCATTATTTCAAATTGTAAACAGTTCTCCTAAATTAAATACGGAAAATGCAAAACTTTCTTTAGAATTGGCTAAAAAAAACTATGCAGGAAATGCGGCTGTTTTAAAAGGCATTGAAGATGAAATTGAAGCGGCGACCCTCAAATTTAAAAATGACTCTGCCAATTATTTCCGACAAAAAAATTTATGGGAACAAAATATAGGCTCGAAGGTACAGTACGACACCCAAAAGCTTAATTACGAATTATCCCAAAACAACCTGAACTTGCTTAAAAGCAAGTATGACAGGACTAAAAACGAATTACTGACCTCTGTTAAACAAGCAGAAAACAATTACAAAACCTCATTGATTAATACCGAAGATTTTACAGTCAACAGTAAGATAGACGGTAAAATGTATGCCATATATAAAAATCCGGGAGAAATAGTTACAACTGTCGAACCACTTGCTTCCGTGGGATGTTCTGATTCTTTTATAATTGAAATGCTGGTTGATGAAGTTGATATTGTAAAAATCCTTCAGGGTCAAAAACTTCTTGTAACACTTGATGCCTATAATAATAAAGTGTTTACGGGTTATGTAAGTAAAATTTACCCGAAAAAAGACGAACGTAATCAAACTTTTACAGTAGATGGTGTGTTTAACCAAACACCCGAAGTATTATATCCCGGTTTATCAGGTGAGGCTAATATTATTATTAAAGAAAAAGAAAATATCCTAACCATACCAAAGGAGTATCTGATTGGTGAAAATAAGGTCAAAACCGAAAATGGCATTGTAGAAATAGAAACCGGGTTGGAGAATATGGACAAAATAGAAATTGTTTCCGGACTCGATGAACATACATACATTTATAAACCAAAACAATGA
- a CDS encoding universal stress protein, with translation MKRILLPTDFSENAWNAIFYATELFKDFECEFYLLNTFHIDTYTTTNLMAPDKGNPAYKEAYDESQEALKDVVNKIADMHPNVKHSFEVLSINNFLLDAVTNVVESRSIDMIIMGTKGATGSRSVYFGSNAIDVMQKVTGCPVLVIPEQTREVKIKKVVFPASYEYAYKKKELQSLLEIVRMFDSTIHVLHIKEEDKLSEEQLKNKELLEDDLKKVKHSFHSISNMDPALGIRCFVESVNANIIALVNRKHSFFERLIKVPVLKNVGFYTKIPLLVMHH, from the coding sequence ATGAAACGTATTTTATTACCTACCGATTTCTCAGAAAATGCATGGAACGCTATTTTCTATGCGACAGAGCTTTTTAAAGATTTTGAATGTGAATTTTACTTACTTAATACATTTCACATAGACACTTATACTACAACAAATCTTATGGCACCGGATAAGGGTAACCCGGCTTATAAAGAAGCTTATGATGAATCGCAGGAAGCTTTAAAAGATGTAGTAAACAAGATAGCAGACATGCATCCTAATGTAAAACATTCTTTTGAAGTATTGTCAATCAATAATTTTTTGCTCGATGCTGTTACTAATGTAGTAGAGTCCCGGTCTATTGATATGATCATAATGGGAACTAAAGGCGCTACCGGATCCAGAAGTGTGTATTTTGGCAGTAATGCCATAGATGTTATGCAAAAAGTAACCGGATGTCCTGTATTAGTTATCCCCGAACAAACCCGGGAAGTTAAAATTAAAAAAGTTGTATTTCCCGCATCCTATGAATACGCTTACAAAAAAAAAGAATTACAATCTCTCCTGGAAATAGTAAGAATGTTTGACTCTACCATCCATGTGTTACACATTAAAGAAGAAGATAAATTGAGTGAAGAACAACTTAAAAATAAAGAATTGCTTGAGGACGATTTAAAAAAGGTTAAACATTCATTTCATTCAATAAGTAATATGGATCCCGCTTTGGGTATAAGATGCTTTGTAGAAAGTGTAAATGCTAATATCATAGCTTTGGTAAACAGAAAGCATAGTTTTTTTGAAAGATTGATAAAGGTACCCGTTTTAAAAAATGTAGGATTTTATACAAAAATACCTTTGTTGGTAATGCATCATTAA
- a CDS encoding phosphoribosyltransferase: MFNNRAQAGKLLAEKLLKYKDEKAVVLAIPRGGLPLGAIIAKTLHLPLDIVLTKKIGHPYNKEYAIGALSLDNIVLGEAAKEISRQYITEESKLIRQNLQDRYQQYYQNKTPEKIEGKIAIIVDDGIATGNTILATVGLITKSKPSKIVIAVPVAPPTTVKKLESSSHIHEVLCLLTPPNFQAVGQFYNEFYPVSDKEAIAFLQSSQVDKV, encoded by the coding sequence ATGTTTAACAATAGAGCACAAGCAGGAAAGTTACTAGCGGAAAAATTGTTAAAGTACAAAGATGAAAAAGCAGTAGTATTGGCCATACCAAGAGGAGGATTACCTTTAGGGGCAATAATAGCAAAAACGTTGCATCTACCTCTTGATATTGTATTGACCAAAAAAATAGGTCATCCTTACAATAAAGAATATGCAATTGGAGCATTGAGTCTTGATAATATAGTTTTAGGAGAGGCAGCTAAAGAAATATCCCGGCAATATATAACGGAAGAAAGTAAGTTGATAAGGCAAAATCTTCAAGATAGGTATCAACAATATTACCAAAATAAAACACCTGAGAAAATAGAAGGGAAAATTGCAATTATTGTTGATGATGGTATAGCCACAGGTAATACTATTTTGGCTACCGTAGGATTGATTACCAAAAGCAAACCATCAAAAATTGTAATAGCAGTACCTGTGGCTCCTCCTACAACGGTAAAAAAATTAGAAAGTTCATCTCACATACATGAAGTACTATGTTTACTAACGCCTCCTAATTTTCAGGCAGTGGGGCAATTTTATAATGAATTTTACCCGGTGTCCGATAAGGAGGCTATTGCATTCTTGCAAAGTTCGCAGGTTGATAAAGTTTAG
- a CDS encoding PAS domain-containing sensor histidine kinase, whose translation MFQSKNDIFEILSEAISEAIIIVDEKQTIVATNTSASTIFGYTENEMRDKPLDILIPTNYRPSHSGHFNSFFGQSEKRRMGLGRELYGLKKNGTEVPVEVGLNPFEVYGKKYVMALVIDITYRKQAEKEIHELNTQLEEKVKERTSELNKTVKKLKELNTNLETEVKRRIEAENKIKEALKKEKELGELKTKFLSLVSHEFKTPLSGILTSATLLGKYKLTEQQEKREKHLDIIKNKVHYLNGILNDFLSVEKLESGKIKYNFTNFNVSKVVNEVIYDANMLLKYGQKINYPEEIEKYSICQDEKILELILLNLVRNAIKYSPENTVIDLGVSLDNDKIIFKITDEGIGIPEKDQKYIFQRYFRAENALLDQGTGIGLNIVKSHLDSLGGKISFTSKENEGTTFVVELPIQN comes from the coding sequence GTGTTTCAATCTAAAAATGATATCTTCGAGATTCTCTCGGAGGCAATTTCTGAAGCTATAATTATAGTAGATGAGAAACAAACTATTGTTGCCACGAATACATCTGCTTCTACTATTTTTGGTTATACAGAAAATGAAATGAGGGACAAACCTTTGGATATCTTAATACCTACAAATTATCGTCCTTCTCATTCCGGCCACTTTAATAGTTTTTTTGGCCAAAGTGAAAAAAGAAGAATGGGACTGGGAAGGGAACTTTATGGTTTGAAAAAAAACGGAACGGAGGTTCCGGTCGAAGTTGGATTAAACCCTTTTGAAGTTTACGGTAAAAAATATGTTATGGCACTGGTAATTGACATAACATATAGAAAACAAGCCGAGAAAGAAATTCATGAGTTAAATACCCAACTTGAAGAAAAGGTAAAAGAAAGAACAAGTGAACTTAATAAAACTGTAAAGAAACTAAAAGAGTTAAATACTAACCTGGAGACAGAAGTAAAACGGAGAATTGAAGCTGAAAATAAAATAAAAGAAGCTCTTAAAAAAGAAAAAGAACTTGGAGAATTAAAAACAAAGTTTTTGTCCCTGGTTTCCCATGAATTTAAAACCCCTTTAAGCGGGATACTTACTTCTGCTACTTTATTGGGAAAATATAAGCTTACCGAACAACAGGAAAAGCGGGAAAAACATTTAGATATTATAAAAAACAAAGTACATTACCTGAATGGTATTTTAAACGACTTTCTGTCGGTTGAAAAACTTGAATCCGGGAAAATAAAATACAATTTTACTAATTTTAACGTGAGTAAAGTGGTAAATGAGGTTATTTACGATGCCAATATGTTACTTAAATACGGACAGAAAATAAATTATCCGGAAGAAATTGAAAAATATTCTATTTGTCAGGATGAAAAAATTTTAGAACTTATTCTCTTAAATTTGGTGCGGAATGCTATAAAATACTCACCCGAAAATACAGTGATAGATTTAGGGGTAAGTTTAGATAATGATAAAATAATATTTAAAATAACCGATGAAGGTATAGGAATACCTGAAAAAGACCAGAAATACATTTTTCAGCGATATTTCAGGGCTGAAAACGCACTTTTAGACCAGGGTACCGGAATAGGATTGAATATTGTAAAAAGTCATTTAGATAGTTTAGGCGGAAAAATAAGTTTTACAAGTAAAGAAAATGAAGGGACAACTTTTGTTGTTGAACTACCAATTCAAAATTAG
- a CDS encoding dodecin family protein — protein sequence MSVLKVIEILGNSTSSWEDAVQNVVNEASKTVKNIKSVYIQDMQAQIKDNKISEYRVNAKVTFGIVED from the coding sequence ATGTCAGTATTAAAAGTAATTGAAATTTTAGGTAACTCAACCAGTAGTTGGGAAGATGCTGTTCAAAATGTAGTGAATGAAGCATCTAAAACTGTAAAAAACATTAAATCAGTTTATATTCAGGATATGCAGGCACAAATAAAGGACAACAAAATATCTGAATATAGGGTAAATGCCAAAGTAACCTTTGGTATTGTAGAAGACTAG